The candidate division WOR-3 bacterium genome includes a window with the following:
- a CDS encoding T9SS type A sorting domain-containing protein gives MAKFFSPRKGPLPLTFFLLFLLSGLAFGQIEVWSSRYNGDADTWDEAVAMVVVPDGNVVLTGNSGGTDGTFDIVTAKFSSSNGEIIWARRWRAFNGSWENGRALACDNMGNIFVVGLTVRLGVDTDYVTIKYRADGTELWVRRYNNGRRDVPVAVVPDEVGGCFVTGYSYHYSVSDSNSDYLTIHYSPSGAVEWIARYNGPGNGQDVATGLVWNQRGALYVTGYSWTDSLRMLDYLTIKYNADGETIWTRRYDGTSTAMETKDDYALAITLDDAGDVYVTGRAGEEATWYDATTIKYTSRGQTVWVNRFDWGENATDCAGEIAVDKDGFVYCAGFTETNLGSLDMLVFKLSPNGVRQWQDIYFSVVGEDDFVNALCVDRYNNMYITGSSTGSDAYYHWVTIKYNKNGARVWVALHGALNEEDDEPNAIAVNTLGDVFVAGYDVLEGNEDYALVKYSAPDVGVAAIIQPRDTLRLDAEVIPRVKIKNYSALNLTFPVRLEIGNFYFDMEQIPYLSPYDSTIISFAPWVVRDLGEHNVKCNTMLVDDKEPGNDTLLTRIKTVSPWEQLEEMPAGPNEKDVNDGGALTFAQESLIFAFKGNNRSEFYCYNINRQTWIEKESIPAPERKRVKGGACLAADGSGNIYALKGNNTLEFWRYSIADNQWTQLKDFPEGAKKVKGGAGMIYARGFNQLFVLRGANTTDFYTYFIDGDSWGAKKSVPTGERSRRVKDGSAIAFDGDSIVYLLKGNTYEFWAYNLRGDSWIRMPDIPDSRINPKRRKFKKGACIAYDPEYGRVYASKGGKQTEFWYFDVFGSNWVETTDTLPKSPSNRGPYAGAAMVYARGKIYMLKGNKTREFWCYHANFPLNPPSYGQQARRENLNTQLRLAIAPNPLRNQGILHYTLLQPGKVRLAVYDISGRVQRVIASGHQSPGAYSLRLDTKTLSAGVYLARLEVEGVSVTEKILVVK, from the coding sequence ATGGCTAAATTTTTCTCCCCAAGAAAGGGACCGCTTCCTTTAACTTTTTTCCTTCTTTTTTTGCTGAGCGGTCTGGCTTTCGGACAGATTGAAGTGTGGAGTTCGCGTTATAACGGTGATGCCGATACCTGGGATGAGGCCGTAGCAATGGTCGTGGTCCCTGATGGTAATGTAGTGCTCACCGGTAATAGTGGAGGGACAGATGGCACCTTTGATATCGTCACCGCCAAGTTTTCCAGTTCCAACGGTGAGATTATCTGGGCAAGGCGGTGGCGGGCTTTCAACGGATCCTGGGAGAATGGACGGGCACTCGCCTGCGATAATATGGGGAATATCTTTGTTGTCGGCTTGACCGTAAGATTAGGGGTTGATACCGACTATGTGACAATCAAATACCGCGCGGATGGCACCGAGTTATGGGTAAGGCGGTATAATAACGGCAGAAGGGATGTGCCCGTTGCGGTTGTGCCGGATGAAGTGGGTGGCTGTTTTGTTACCGGTTATTCCTACCATTATTCCGTCAGCGACAGTAACAGCGACTATCTTACTATTCACTACTCCCCCAGTGGCGCGGTGGAATGGATAGCCCGGTATAACGGTCCAGGAAATGGCCAGGATGTGGCGACCGGGCTTGTATGGAACCAGCGGGGAGCGCTCTATGTTACAGGTTATTCTTGGACCGATTCACTCAGGATGCTTGACTATTTAACGATAAAATACAACGCCGATGGCGAAACTATTTGGACAAGACGTTACGATGGCACCAGCACGGCTATGGAAACGAAAGATGATTATGCCCTTGCCATCACACTTGATGATGCTGGCGATGTTTATGTCACCGGTAGGGCGGGAGAGGAGGCCACCTGGTACGATGCCACAACAATTAAATACACATCAAGAGGGCAAACCGTCTGGGTCAACCGCTTTGACTGGGGTGAAAATGCTACAGATTGTGCCGGAGAGATTGCCGTTGACAAAGATGGCTTTGTTTATTGTGCCGGTTTTACCGAGACAAACCTTGGTTCCCTTGATATGCTTGTGTTCAAACTGAGTCCGAACGGTGTCCGCCAGTGGCAGGACATTTACTTCTCCGTTGTTGGTGAGGACGATTTCGTGAATGCGCTTTGTGTTGACCGTTATAACAATATGTATATTACCGGAAGTTCTACCGGTTCTGACGCATACTATCACTGGGTAACAATTAAATACAACAAAAACGGCGCTCGGGTCTGGGTTGCTCTTCACGGTGCCTTGAATGAGGAGGATGATGAACCCAATGCGATTGCGGTTAACACCTTAGGTGATGTCTTTGTTGCCGGCTATGATGTCCTTGAAGGAAATGAGGATTATGCGCTGGTGAAGTATTCTGCACCTGATGTTGGTGTTGCGGCAATAATTCAGCCACGGGATACACTCCGGCTGGACGCCGAGGTGATCCCCCGGGTGAAGATAAAGAACTACAGTGCGCTCAACCTTACATTTCCAGTGCGTCTGGAGATTGGCAATTTTTATTTTGACATGGAGCAGATTCCGTATCTTTCCCCGTATGATTCCACTATCATCTCCTTTGCACCCTGGGTTGTTCGGGACTTAGGTGAACATAATGTCAAATGCAACACGATGCTCGTTGATGACAAAGAACCTGGTAACGATACCCTCTTGACCAGGATAAAAACGGTTTCTCCCTGGGAGCAACTTGAGGAAATGCCGGCCGGACCGAATGAAAAGGATGTCAATGATGGTGGTGCCCTAACATTTGCTCAGGAGAGTCTGATTTTTGCCTTCAAGGGTAACAACAGGAGCGAGTTCTACTGTTACAACATCAACCGCCAAACCTGGATTGAAAAGGAAAGCATCCCGGCTCCAGAGAGAAAAAGGGTCAAGGGTGGTGCCTGTCTTGCCGCCGATGGTAGCGGTAATATTTATGCGCTCAAGGGTAACAACACCCTGGAGTTCTGGCGCTACTCAATCGCCGATAATCAATGGACCCAACTGAAAGACTTTCCCGAAGGTGCTAAGAAGGTGAAAGGTGGCGCTGGCATGATTTATGCGCGGGGATTCAACCAACTCTTTGTTCTGAGAGGTGCCAACACAACCGATTTCTATACCTACTTTATTGATGGCGACTCCTGGGGGGCAAAGAAAAGCGTGCCCACCGGTGAGCGCAGTCGCCGGGTAAAGGATGGCAGTGCGATTGCATTTGACGGTGACTCCATTGTTTATCTTTTAAAAGGCAACACCTATGAGTTCTGGGCCTACAACTTGAGAGGAGATTCTTGGATAAGGATGCCCGATATTCCGGATTCAAGAATTAACCCGAAGAGACGGAAATTTAAAAAAGGTGCCTGTATTGCTTATGACCCGGAGTATGGAAGGGTCTATGCGAGCAAGGGTGGCAAACAGACCGAGTTCTGGTATTTTGATGTCTTCGGCTCTAACTGGGTTGAGACGACAGATACACTCCCAAAATCACCTTCCAATCGTGGACCTTATGCCGGTGCAGCAATGGTCTATGCGCGCGGCAAAATTTATATGCTCAAAGGGAACAAAACCCGCGAGTTCTGGTGCTATCATGCCAACTTTCCGCTCAACCCTCCCTCTTATGGACAGCAGGCAAGAAGAGAAAATCTCAACACACAACTGAGGCTCGCAATCGCACCAAACCCACTCAGAAATCAGGGGATTTTGCATTACACCCTGTTGCAACCAGGAAAGGTAAGGTTAGCGGTTTATGACATCTCCGGACGGGTACAAAGGGTTATAGCAAGTGGTCATCAGTCACCAGGTGCCTATTCATTACGGCTTGATACAAAAACCTTGAGTGCGGGCGTTTATCTTGCCCGGCTTGAGGTTGAGGGGGTAAGCGTTACTGAAAAGATTTTAGTAGTGAAATAG